The following is a genomic window from Spirosoma foliorum.
AAACAAGGGTATCTCTCTCCGAAGTTGCTCAAAATGTTCTTCTTTGATGATGACTAAGACGGAATCTTCTACCGCGTCGATGTTAAATGAAGATGGCTTGCCCGAAATGAGGCTTTGCCGGTCCCCTGTCCACCCGTTCTCTACCGCAAAATTGAGGATATGTTCCGTGCCTTTAGCATCGACGGAATAAATGCGTAAACAGCCACTAGCCACAAAGACATTCAGTTGCCAGACGTCGCCTTCCTGCAAAAGAAATTGTTTCTTTTTCAGTTTTTTTATCACGCTGTATAACCGGATGTGCTCCAGTGTACGTCGTCAAATGAAAGTGGACAAAAGGGGTGAAAATGAGAAGAGACAATTCAGTAAATTGTTTCACTCAAACCTCCTTAATTATGTCCAATTCGGCTAAAACCTCCAAAGCCAAGCGCACAGCCTCGCAATCTCCCACCTCTGCCGAGCGCAAGCCTGCTTTATCCATCATCAAAGACATTCAGCGACAAACCCGACGCCAATACACCGCTGAAGAAAAGATTCGCATTGTGCTAGAAGGCTTGCAAGGCGAACAGTCAGTAGCTGAGATCTGTCGGCGGGAAGGGCTCAACACCAACATTTATTACCGCTGGAGTAAAGAGTTTCTCGAAGCGGGTAAGAAACGACTGGCGGGTGATACAACTCGAGAAGCCACCGCTCCCGAAGTGCAGTCCATCAAGTCCGAAAATGAGGCTCTTAAACAGCTGGTAGCCGAACTGAGCTTAGAGAATCGGGTATTAAAAAAAAAGCCTTAAGGCCGACGATTAACCCCGATCATCACATGACTCAGTCCGAGAAAATGGAGATTATAAGCTTAGTCGAACAGTCACCCATCAGTGTAAAGGCCACGTTACAGGAACTGGGGATCAACCGAGCTACTTTTTACAGCTGGTATAAGCGTTATTTAAGCGCTGGCTTTGATGGCTTGGCCGATCAACCTTGCCGTCGTACAAGCATCTGGAATCAACTACCAATCGGCGAAAAAAATCGGATTGTTGAGCTAGCTTTAGATCGACCTGACCTTTCCAGTCGCGAACTGGCTTGCTATATCGTT
Proteins encoded in this region:
- a CDS encoding Crp/Fnr family transcriptional regulator, with the protein product MIKKLKKKQFLLQEGDVWQLNVFVASGCLRIYSVDAKGTEHILNFAVENGWTGDRQSLISGKPSSFNIDAVEDSVLVIIKEEHFEQLRREIPLFDHMVNEILHRGFIAAQQRIHAAISYSAEEKYLHFLTNYPSLNTRLPQSMIASYLGISAETLSRMRNKVARKR